The Palaemon carinicauda isolate YSFRI2023 chromosome 38, ASM3689809v2, whole genome shotgun sequence genomic interval aagagttgaatggcaggacaggattagaaatgaaactataagagagattactcatgtgccatatgtggatgagatgatggtgaggggtagagggagatggtttgcgcatgctcttcatactccccaagagagattagttcaccaaacgtttagctgggctccacaaggcactaggagatttGAAAGACACAGGCATACATGGCCGAGGACCGTGAATCGTGAactagattatgaatggagaaatattgatttaaagctcaaaatagagacgattcgcgaaatctaactgaagcgcTTTTCGTCAATAGCCgtataggagatgatgattatacacacacacacacacatatatatatatatatatatatatatatatatatatatacacagctaagtaaataaaaacaatttgaaGAGCAAATCAAGCAAAAAACCTGACAAacggaagaaaaaatatattgtagtTAAAGAATAcaatatatacctgcatataaaatacaatacagtaaataaatcaataaacagaATATTGCAAATTCAACGAACAGCCATCAAGCAATGAGGACCCTGAAATAAAGACCGCAAGTTCCGGCCACAGATAATCAAACCAAAAGTTTTTTTGATCTTTAATACCTTATATGGGAATCATTCCCGCTACAGAGATTTTTGGGTTAAATAATGACAGTCATACACATTATTTATCGTTGCTAAATACTAAAAGaactaaatatatgtttatataattttcattataatgaaaGTGCTTAGGTGTTAGTCTAAATCTTACTAAATTCGAGATATTGACGTTAATAATAGTCTTCGAATTATAAGTAGTTAAATACTGACACGtatcaaaatacaatatatatatatatatatacatatatatatatgtatatatatatatatatatatatatatatatatatatatatatgtatatatatatgtatatacatatatgtatatatacatatatatatatatatatatatatatatatatatatatatatatgtatatacagtatatatatatatatatatatatatatatatatatatatatatatatatatatatatatatatctcagtgtgtgtgtgcagatgtgtctatgtatgtatatgtatgtgcatgctcAATGCGCTGATTGAGAGCATATTAATTCTAATATCAGCCGGTTTGATACCAAGCATATTCACACCTCCAGAACAAGGCCTTAAAATCAATCGAATACAATGCTCCGAATCTAATCGAAGGTCTGTGGAATACACAGCAATCATACGCCTCGAATATTCTGATGTATTCACTGATAGTGTTATCTCTTGTTACGAATCATTTCAGTGCAATGATATCGAAGctccaagaaagagagagagagagagagagagagagagagagagagagagagagagagagagagagagagagagagagagagagagacatgtcttTATTAATGCCTTAggttttggccatttcatcaccggGCTGGCCACTGCAGACTGGTGAAGGTGGTAGACTCTAGCCTAATCGTTCAcggccaaccaacctagtatgagtggccctggctggtacaactttgctgatcatggcgatacacaaaccctttcaccacgttaaggaatcccagtgtatgtatgtatgcatatgtatatatatatatatatatatatatatatatatatatatatatatatatatatatatatatatatatatagtacgcttAAAAATTTGCTGGAATGAATATTGCCAGGGAATTACCGTTTTAAAACCAGATAGGCTATatatacgttaaggtatcccagtgtgtgtgtgtgtgtgtgtatatatatatatatatatatatatatatatatatatatatatatatatatatatatatatatatatatatatatatatatatatatatatatatgcagtacacttaaaaatttgctggaataaatattgccaggcatttaccgttttaaaaccggataggCTATATATACGTTAAGGAgtatattacggtcatcaacccgtgaaagataataacaaaatagggttaaattacggtcgcctgaatcttacggaaatacagctgagaacagtatatttttacaaagaattttcgATAAAAATTGCTGTTTGTTAacagtgagtgtatgtatgtatgtgtgtgtatatgtatgtatgtatatatatatatatatatatatatatatatatatatatatatatatatatatatgaagccctttgtgtcaatagacgtaggggatattatatatatatatatatatatatatatatatatatatatatatatatatatatatatatatatatacatatatatatatatatatatatatatatatatatatatatatatatatgtatatatatatatatatatatatatatatatatatatatatatatatatatatatatatatatatatatatatatgaaaccctttgggtcaataggcgtagatgatatatatatatatatatatatatatatatatatatatatatatatatatatatatatatatatatatatacatctatatacatacacacatctatacatacaaacatacatctaAGAGCCTTGTGTACATTGGGTACCAACCACGCCTTATCAAGTACAATACAATTCAGAGTTCGATCCCAGATGTAAGAAAAGAATTTACAATCATGAATATGATGATCTAAGTAGTGAATCAAGTTCATGGTAATTAACCTTACAAAGAGCATTTCTTACAAGCTAAAGTTTAGAAAGCACAATTAGGCTCTTAACAAATTTGGTAAAGTACTTTAATGACCCATGCAGTCTCGCATACGTAATTTAAGTGATTCCTTGTACAAAAGATAGTGGACTTCAAGAGGCTACGTATGTTATTTTCagaaactttgttaaagaatagtaagaatacggataaggatagggaagtagggaatgtggggaaaggaagagtacccctggatacaatgcagtttatagcccgaagacaGGTaatcgggatgggaaagaataaggaaaaagggagaaagagaagtacaggagaagaataacgCATAGTAATCTTCTGTAAAAATATCTAAGTTAGTTATAAGTACTAATCCTGTTGGCAGAATAAAGTATATAGTAATTGTGCCCTACCTTTTATAAAATCAGTATACAATAGGTTCGATTGCTTACAAAGAATGAAATGGGAGGACCAAATAAATATAGTTAGCTAGGCTATCCCATGAAAGATTCACCTTGTATTTTGATTATATCAAATTATCTTCACAGTAACAATAGGGAATAACGGCAAGAAAAATGTTTCTTTCACTTGGAGATATTATTCATCAGTAGTCCTTCGCTGTCTTTGATGAACTTAAATCATAAGGATAATATTGGANNNNNNNNNNNNNNNNNNNNNNNNNNNNNNNNNNNNNNNNNNNNNNNNNNNNNNNNNNNNNNNNNNNNNNNNNNNNNNNNNNNNNNNNNNNNNNNNNNNNNNNNNNNNNNNNNNNNNNNNNNNNNNNNNNNNNNNNNNNNNNNNNNNNNNNNNNNNNNNNNNNNNNNNNNNNNNNNNNNNNNNNNNNNNNNNNNNNNNNNNNNNNNNNNNNNNNNNNNNNNNNNNNNNNNNNNNNNNNNNNNNNNNNNNNNNNNNNNNNNNNNNNNNNNNNNNNNNNNNNNNNNNNNNNNNNNNNNNNNNNNNNNNNNNNNNNNNNNNNNNNNNNNNNNNNNNNNNNNNNNNNNNNNNNNNNNNNNNNNNNNNNNNNNNNNNNNNNNNNNNNNNNNNNNNNNNNNNNNNNNNNNNNNNNNNNNNNNNNNNNNNNNNNNNNNNNNNNNNNNNNNNNNNNNNNNNNNNNNNNNNNNNNNNNNNNNNNNNNNNNNNNNNNNNNNNNNNNNNNNATCAAACCAAAAGTTTTTTTGATCTTTAATAACTTATATGGGAGTCATTCCCGCTATAGAGATCTTGGGGTTAAATAATGACAGTCATACACATTATTTATCGTTGCTAAATACTAAAAGaactaaatatatgtttatataattttcattataatgaaaGTGCTTAGGTGTTAGTCTAAATCTTACTAAATTCGAGATATTGACGTTAATAATAGTCTTcgaattataaatatttaaatactgaTACGtatcaaaatacaatatatatatatatatatatatatatatatatatatatatgtatatatatatatatatatatatatatatgtgtgtgtgtgtgtgtgtgcagatgtgtctgtgtatgtatatgtatgtgcatgttcaATGCGCTGAGTGAGAGCATATTCATTCTAATATCAGCAGGTTTGATACTAAGCCAATTCACCCCTCCAGAACAAGGCCTTAAAATAAATCGAATACAATACTCCGAATCTAATCGAAGGTCTGTGGAATACACAGCAATCATACGCCTCGAATATTCTGATGTATTCACTGATAGCGTTATCTCTTGTTACGAATCATTTCAGTGCAATGATATCGAAGTTCCCAagaatatcacagagagagagagagagagagagagagagagagagagagagagagagtgagagagagagagagagagagagagagtaaaccaaTAAGATTTCATCAACACGATATCTTACTCATTCGTAATCAGGGCAACGCAAATCCTAATTGCATTAAGAATAGTCAAATTTCACTGGTTTAATTAGcactacttaaatatatatatatatatatatatatatatatatatatatatatatatatatatatatatatatatatatatatattatataagtagagagagagagagagagagagagagagagagagagagagagagagagtaaaatcactGAAGACCCTTCTAATTAATGTTTTCATATTTAAGTTAGCCAAAACCGATAAAATACTTTATAAATAACATTAGAAGATCAATAAAACTCAATGGTAAATGTTCTCCTAAAATGAAATCCGGaattatacaacaaatgcagccgtttctagtccactatatgacaaacacctcagacatgtccttattaatgacTTAggttttggccatttcatcaccggGGTGGCCACTGCAGACTGGTGAAGGTGGTAGACTCTAGCCTAATCGTTCACGGCcaatcaacctagtatgagtggccctggctggtacaactttgctgatcatggcgatacacaaaccctttcaccacgttaaggtatcccagtgtatgtatgtatgtatgtatatatatatatatatatatatatatatatatatatataaatatatatatatatatatatatatatatatatatatattgtatatatatatatatataaatatatataatatatatatatatatatatatatatatatatatatatatatatatttatatatatatatatatatatatatatatatacatatatatatatacatatataaatataaatacattacacttaaaaatttgctggAATGaatattgccaagcatttaccgttttaaaaccagataggctatatatatacgttaaggagtgatattacggtcaccaacccgtgaaagataataacaaaatatggatCCTAAATGACCCGGATGAAATATGGATCCTAAATGACCAGGATGAAATATGGATCCTAAATGACCCGGATGAAATATGGATCCTAAATGACCAGGATGAAATATGGATCCTAAATGACCAGGATGAAATATGGATCCTAAATGACCAGGATGAAATATGGATCTTAAATGACCAGGATGAAATATGGATCCTAAATGACCCGGATGAAATATGGATCCTAAATGACCAGGATGAAATATGGATCTTAAATGACCaggaagaaatatgaaatatggatCCTAAATGACCAGGATGAAATATGGATCTTAAATGACCaggaagaaatatgaaatatggatCCTAAATGACCGGGATGAAATATGGATCCTAAATGACCAGGATGAAATATGGATCCTAAATGACCCGGATGAAATATGGATCCTAAATGACCAGGATGAAATATGGATCCTAAATGACCAGGATGAAATATGGATCTTAAATGACCaggaagaaatatgaaatatggatCCTAAATGACCAGGATGAAATATGGATCCTAAATGACCAGGATGAAATATGGATCTTAAATGACCaggaagaaatatgaaatatggatCCTAAATGACCAGGATGAAATATGGATCCTAAATGACCGGGATGAAATATGGATCCTAAATGACCAGGACGAAATAGGGATCCTAAATGACCGGGATGAAATATGGATCCTAAATGACCAGGATGAAATAGGGATCCTAAATGACCAGGATAAAATATGGATCCTAAATGATCGGGATAAAATATGGATCCTAAATGATCGGGATGAAATATGGATCCTAAATGATCGGGATGAATTATGGATCCTAAATAACAAGGATGAAATAGGGATCCTAAATGACCAGGATGAAATATGGATCCTAAATAACAAGGATGAAATATGGATCCTAAATGACCAGGATGAAATATGGATCCTAAATGACCCGGATGAAATATGGATCTTAAATGACCAGGATGAAATATGGATCCTAAATGACCAGGATGAAATATGGATCTTAAATGACCAGGATGAAATATGGATCCTAAATAACAAGGATGAAATATGGATCCTAAATGACCAAGATGAAATCTGGATCCTAAATGACCAGGATGAAATACGGATCCTAAATGACCAGGATGAAATATGGATCCTAAATGACCAGGATGAAATATGGATCCTAAATGACCAGGATGAAATATGGATCCTAAATGACCAGGATGAAATAGGGATCCTAAATGATCGGGATAAAATATGGATCCTAAATGATCGGGATAAATATGGATCCTAAATGATCGGGATGAAATATGGATCCTAAATGATCGGGATGAATTATGGATCCTAAATAACAAGGATGAAATAGGGATCCTAAATGACCaggatgaaatatgaaatatggatCCTAAATGACCAGGATGAAATACGGATCCTAAATGACCCGGATGAAATATGGATCCTAAATGACCAGGATTAAATAGGGATCCTAAATAACAAGGATGAAATATGGATCCTAAATGACCAAGATGAAATATGGATCCTAAATGATCGGGATGAATTATGGATCCTAAATAACAAGGATGAAATAGGGATCCTAAATGACCAGGATAAAATATGGATCCTAAATGATCGGGATGAAATATGGATCCTAAATAACAAGGATGAAATAGGGATCCTAAATGACCaggatgaaatatgaaatatggatCCTAAATGACCAGGATGAAATACGGATCCTAAATGACCCGGATGAAATATGGATCCTAAATGACCAGGATTAAATAGGGATCCTAAATAACAAGGATGAAATATGGATCCTAAATGACCAAGATGAAATATGGATCCTAAATGACCAGGATGAAATACGGATCCTAAATGACCCGGATGAAATATGGATCCTAAATGACCAGGATGAAATAGGGATCCTAAATAACAAGGATGAAATATGGATCCTAAATGACCaggatgaaatatgaaatatggatCCTAAATGACCAGGATGAAATACGGATCCTAAATGACCAGGATGAAATATGGATCCTAAATGACCAGGATGAAATAGGGATCCTAAATAACAAGGATGAAATATGGATCCTAAATGACCAGGATGAAATAGGGATCCTAAATGACCAGGAAGAAATATGGATCCTAAATGACCAGGATGAAATATGGATCCTAAATGACCCGGATGAAATATGGATCCTAAATGACCAGGATGAAATAGGGATCCTAAATAACAAGGATGAAATATGGATCCTAAATGACCAAGATGAAATCTGGATCCTAAATGACCAGGATGAAATACGGATCCTAAATGACCAAGGTGAAATATGGATCCTAAATGACCAGGATGAAATATGGATCCTAAATGACCAGGATGAAATATGGATCCTAAATGACCCGGATGAAATATGGATCCTAAATGACCAGGATGAAATAGGGATCCTAAATGACCAGGATAAAATATGGATCCTAAATGATCGGGATAAAATATGGATCCTAAATGATCGGGATGAAATATGGATCCTAAATGATCGGGATGAATTATGGATCCTAAATAACAAGGATGAAATAGGGATCCTAAATGACCAGGATGAAATAGGGATCCTAAATGACCAGGATAAAATATGGATCCTAAATGATCGGGATGAAATATGGATCCTAAATGATCGGGATGAATTATGGATCCTAAATAACAAGGATGAAATAGGGATCCTAAATGACCaggatgaaatatgaaatatggatCCTAAATGACCAGGATGAAATACAGATCCTAAATGACCCGGATGAAATATGGATCCTAAATGACCAGGATGAAATAGGGATCCTAAATAACAAGGATGAAATATGGATCCTAAATGACCAAGATGAAATATGGATCCTAAATGACCAGGATGAAATACGGATCCTAAATGACCCGGATGAAATATGGATCCTAATTGACCAGGATGAAATAGGGATCCTAAATAACAAGGATGAAATATGGATCCTAAATGACCAGGATGAAATATGGATCCTAAATGACCAGGAAGAAATATGGATCCTAAATGACCAAAGTATAAAAACGATACGCTTTTAACAAAATGCAATATAACACGGATATTTCTAAATGATAAATACAGTATTGTCTACGTAAAGGTTCGTAATGATCCTTATATCCGTCGACTGAAGACTCCTGAAATGGATGAATTGAGCCTTACTCTATCTCTgccttttctataataataataataataataataataataataataataataataataataataataatattaataataataataa includes:
- the LOC137630049 gene encoding uncharacterized protein; the protein is MTRMKYEIWILNDQDEIRILNDQDEIWILNDQDEIGILNNKDEIWILNDQDEIGILNDQEEIWILNDQDEIWILNDPDEIWILNDQDEIGILNNKDEIWILNDQDEIWILNDQDEIRILNDQGEIWILNDQDEIWILNDQDEIWILNDPDEIWILNDQDEIGILNDQDKIWILNDRDKIWILNDRDEIWILNDRDELWILNNKDEIGILNDQDEIGILNDQDKIWILNDRDEIWILNDRDELWILNNKDEIGILNDQDEI